In the Gossypium arboreum isolate Shixiya-1 chromosome 10, ASM2569848v2, whole genome shotgun sequence genome, one interval contains:
- the LOC108478771 gene encoding ammonium transporter 1 member 1-like — protein sequence MGTCSADLAALLCPNATAIAAADYICNKFSDASFAVDNTYLLFSAYLNFFMQLGFAMLCAGSVRAKNAISVMLTNVLDAAIAGLFYYLFGFAFAFGSPSNGGFIGRHNFGLESIPSSSFDYSNFLYHWAFAVSAAGIASGSMAERTQFVAYLIYSSFLTGFVYPVVSHWFWATDGWATAFRVDNGFLFGSGVIDFAGSGVVHMVGGVAGLWGALIEGPRIGRFDSWGRSVALRDHNATLVVLGTFILWFGWYGFNPGSFNKISGLYTSGNHYGQWSAVGRTAVTTTLAGCTSALTTLFGKWILTSHWDVTDVCSGLLGGFAAITAGCSVVEPWAAIICGFVAAWVLTSCNNLAEKVRYDDPLGAAQLHGGCGAWGVIFTALFASEKYVREVYPSRPVRYGLFMGGGGRLLAAHIIQILVIVGWVSATMGTLFYFLHKFGLLRVSADDEMADMELTRQVGLAYVDHDEDESQKQGIQMKKIVGTKM from the coding sequence ATGGGAACTTGTTCAGCGGACCTAGCTGCGCTCCTCTGCCCCAACGCCACCGCCATTGCGGCAGCTGACTACATATGCAACAAGTTCAGTGACGCTTCCTTTGCCGTTGACAACACTTACCTTCTCTTCTCAGCTTACCTTAACTTCTTCATGCAACTTGGCTTCGCCATGCTTTGCGCTGGCTCAGTCCGTGCCAAAAACGCCATCAGCGTCATGCTCACTAACGTCCTCGACGCCGCCATCGCTGGCCTCTTCTATTACCTTTTCGGGTTTGCTTTTGCCTTTGGTTCCCCTTCCAATGGCGGTTTCATTGGTCGCCACAATTTTGGCTTAGAATCCATTCCTTCATCTTCCTTTGATTATAGCAATTTCCTTTATCATTGGGCTTTTGCTGTTTCAGCTGCCGGGATTGCTAGTGGCTCCATGGCTGAAAGAACCCAATTCGTTGCTTATCTTATCTATTCATCTTTTTTAACCGGTTTTGTTTACCCTGTTGTTTCTCATTGGTTTTGGGCGACTGATGGTTGGGCCACTGCTTTTCGAGTAGATAATGGCTTCCTCTTTGGTAGTGGGGTTATTGACTTTGCCGGTTCAGGGGTTGTTCATATGGTTGGTGGTGTAGCCGGTTTATGGGGTGCACTTATTGAAGGACCAAGGATAGGCCGCTTCGACTCTTGGGGCAGGTCAGTTGCCTTGCGTGATCATAATGCAACCCTTGTTGTTCTTGGAACTTTCATACTTTGGTTCGGTTGGTATGGGTTCAACCCCGGTTCATTTAACAAAATCTCCGGTTTGTACACCTCTGGAAACCATTATGGGCAGTGGAGTGCGGTGGGGAGAACAGCGGTGACCACCACTCTAGCCGGATGCACGTCGGCGTTGACTACCCTTTTTGGGAAATGGATTTTGACAAGTCATTGGGATGTGACCGATGTTTGCAGTGGTTTACTTGGTGGTTTTGCTGCTATCACAGCAGGCTGCTCTGTTGTTGAACCCTGGGCTGCCATTATCTGTGGCTTTGTGGCTGCATGGGTGTTGACCAGTTGCAACAATTTGGCCGAGAAAGTGAGGTACGATGATCCATTAGGAGCGGCTCAATTGCATGGTGGATGTGGGGCTTGGGGGGTAATTTTTACAGCTTTGTTTGCTTCGGAAAAGTATGTGAGGGAAGTCTACCCCAGCAGGCCGGTTCGATATGGTTTGTTTATGGGAGGTGGAGGGAGGCTGTTGGCTGCTCATATTATCCAGATTTTAGTCATTGTTGGGTGGGTGAGTGCTACAATGGGGACCCTGTTTTATTTCCTTCATAAATTTGGGCTTCTGAGGGTTTCAGCTGATGATGAAATGGCCGACATGGAGTTGACAAGGCAGGTGGGGCTCGCTTATGTTGACCATGATGAAGATGAATCACAAAAACAGGGGATTCAAATGAAGAAAATTGTTGGAACAAAAATGTGA